Proteins from a genomic interval of Tenacibaculum sp. SZ-18:
- the mraY gene encoding phospho-N-acetylmuramoyl-pentapeptide-transferase: MLYYLFEYLESEFNLTGASVFQFITFRSAAAFILSLLLSTIFGKRVINYLRRLQVGETIRDLGLDGQMQKAGTPTMGGIIIIAATLIPALLLARLDNIYVTILLITSVWMGFIGFTDDYIKVFKKDKAGLKGVFKVIGQVGLGLIVGAMLYFSPSVTIKEQLPIEQQVIQENGKRQVFGEAHKSTKTTVPFLKDNELDYAKALSFLGDGYEKYAWLIFIPIVIFIVTGISNGANLTDGIDGLAAGSSAIMVLVLALFAWVSGNIVFADYLDVMYIPNSGEMTVFVLAFAGALIGFLWYNTYPAQVFMGDTGSLTIGGIIAVIAIATRKELLLPLLAGIFVIENLSVILQVGYFKYTKKKYGEGKRIFKMAPLHHHYQKLNYHESKIVTRFWIIGILLAVFSIVTLKLR; the protein is encoded by the coding sequence ATGTTGTATTATTTATTTGAGTATTTAGAAAGTGAATTTAATTTAACTGGGGCAAGTGTTTTTCAGTTCATTACATTCAGGTCTGCAGCTGCTTTCATTCTGTCGTTGTTATTATCTACAATCTTTGGTAAGCGCGTTATTAATTATTTAAGAAGACTGCAGGTTGGTGAAACAATTCGAGATTTAGGATTAGATGGTCAAATGCAGAAAGCAGGAACACCGACAATGGGAGGTATTATTATTATTGCTGCGACTTTAATCCCCGCATTGTTATTAGCAAGATTAGATAACATTTATGTAACGATTCTTTTGATAACTAGCGTTTGGATGGGATTCATCGGTTTTACTGATGATTATATCAAAGTTTTCAAGAAAGATAAAGCTGGATTAAAAGGTGTTTTTAAAGTAATTGGTCAAGTTGGTCTTGGATTAATTGTGGGGGCAATGTTGTATTTCAGTCCGTCAGTTACTATTAAAGAGCAGCTACCGATTGAACAACAGGTAATTCAAGAAAACGGCAAAAGGCAGGTGTTTGGAGAGGCTCATAAATCTACAAAAACAACAGTTCCTTTTCTAAAAGATAACGAGTTAGATTATGCTAAGGCTCTTAGCTTTTTAGGAGATGGATACGAGAAGTATGCTTGGTTAATTTTTATTCCAATTGTCATTTTTATAGTAACAGGAATTTCGAACGGAGCCAATTTAACTGATGGAATCGATGGCTTAGCTGCGGGTTCTTCTGCAATTATGGTGCTGGTTTTGGCCTTATTTGCATGGGTTTCGGGTAATATAGTTTTTGCAGATTATCTGGATGTAATGTATATCCCAAATTCTGGAGAAATGACTGTTTTTGTATTGGCTTTTGCAGGAGCTTTGATTGGTTTCTTATGGTATAATACATATCCGGCACAGGTGTTTATGGGAGATACAGGTAGTTTAACAATTGGTGGAATCATTGCTGTAATTGCAATAGCAACCAGAAAAGAATTATTACTTCCGTTGCTTGCAGGAATATTTGTTATTGAGAATTTGTCGGTGATATTGCAAGTTGGATATTTTAAATATACCAAGAAGAAGTATGGTGAAGGAAAAAGAATTTTTAAAATGGCTCCTCTACATCATCATTATCAGAAATTGAACTATCACGAAAGTAAAATTGTGACTCGTTTTTGGATTATAGGAATTTTATTGGCAGTATTTTCTATAGTTACATTGAAATTGAGATAA
- the murD gene encoding UDP-N-acetylmuramoyl-L-alanine--D-glutamate ligase: protein MKKLVVLGGGESGVGTAILGKKQGFDVFVSDFGEISQEYKEVLLQYNINFEEKQHTREVIFKADVVMKSPGIPDKVPVIQELRSEGISVISEIEFAGRYTNANIIGITGSNGKTTTTLLTYHLLKNTGCNVGIGGNIGESFAKQVAQNSYENYVLELSSFQLDGVEDFNSHIAMITNITPDHLDRYDYDFNKYITSKFRIVKNQTLNDFFIYDLDDKVITNWLKANPVKSKLVPFSMKKELNYGAFFRENNIVIRLNEEEYIMNTSYLTVKGKHNTKNAMASMLAAKLLKVRNQSITESMSSFEGAEHRLEKVLKVEGVSYINDSKATNVNATFYALECMDKPTVWIVGGVDKGNDYSDLLPLVREKVKAIICLGLDNQKIINTFQNVVEVIVETAGAEEAVKVSHKLAEKNDVVLLSPACASFDLFDDYEDRGRQFKSAVRSL, encoded by the coding sequence ATGAAAAAGTTAGTCGTTTTAGGTGGTGGAGAAAGTGGTGTTGGTACTGCTATTTTAGGAAAGAAACAGGGGTTTGATGTCTTTGTTTCTGATTTCGGAGAAATAAGTCAAGAATACAAAGAAGTTCTTTTACAGTATAATATAAATTTTGAAGAAAAACAACACACTCGAGAAGTGATTTTTAAAGCAGATGTTGTAATGAAAAGTCCAGGTATTCCTGATAAAGTACCGGTGATTCAAGAGTTACGATCAGAGGGGATTTCAGTTATTTCCGAAATCGAATTTGCAGGAAGATATACAAATGCAAATATTATCGGGATAACTGGTTCTAATGGGAAAACAACAACAACATTGCTTACCTATCATTTATTAAAAAACACTGGTTGTAATGTTGGAATTGGTGGGAATATTGGTGAAAGTTTCGCTAAACAAGTTGCTCAGAATTCCTACGAAAATTATGTGTTAGAGTTAAGTAGTTTTCAGTTGGATGGTGTTGAGGATTTTAATTCTCATATCGCAATGATTACAAATATAACACCTGATCATTTAGATCGATATGATTACGATTTTAATAAATATATCACTTCAAAATTTAGAATAGTAAAAAATCAAACTTTAAATGATTTTTTCATTTACGATTTAGACGATAAAGTAATAACGAATTGGTTAAAAGCTAATCCAGTAAAATCAAAATTAGTTCCTTTTTCAATGAAAAAAGAATTGAATTATGGAGCATTTTTTAGGGAGAATAATATAGTAATAAGATTAAACGAAGAAGAGTATATAATGAATACATCCTATTTAACAGTTAAAGGAAAACACAATACAAAGAACGCAATGGCTTCAATGTTGGCGGCTAAATTGTTGAAAGTAAGAAATCAATCAATTACTGAAAGTATGTCGAGTTTTGAAGGAGCTGAGCATCGCTTGGAGAAAGTACTCAAAGTGGAAGGAGTGTCTTACATAAATGATAGTAAAGCGACAAATGTAAATGCTACATTTTACGCACTAGAATGCATGGATAAACCAACAGTATGGATTGTCGGTGGAGTTGATAAAGGAAATGATTATAGTGATTTGTTGCCTTTAGTTCGAGAAAAAGTAAAGGCAATTATTTGTTTAGGTTTAGATAATCAGAAAATCATAAATACGTTCCAGAATGTGGTAGAGGTTATTGTGGAAACTGCTGGAGCAGAAGAAGCGGTAAAAGTATCACATAAGTTAGCAGAGAAAAACGATGTAGTATTGTTGTCTCCAGCTTGTGCAAGTTTTGATTTGTTTGATGATTACGAAGATCGTGGACGTCAATTTAAAAGTGCAGTAAGAAGTTTATAG
- a CDS encoding FtsW/RodA/SpoVE family cell cycle protein: MKTIFKHIKGDRTIWAIVAMLAILSFMPVYSASTNLVYVVGNGSTTGHLIKHVALLIMGFVILYGVHKIPYRYFSGGSVLMLPIVILLLIFTIAQGNTIGGANASRWIRIPFVGVGFQTSTLAGLVLLVYVARYLAKNKEKQIVFKESVIQLWLPVGLVLILILPANFSTTAILFFMIILLTFIGGYPIKYIANVVGIGIVALGLFILVAKAFPDLMPNRIHTWEKRISGFLSGESEENYQVEKAKIAIATGGVTGKGPGKSVQKNFLPQSSSDFIYAIIVEEYGLVGAVFVLFIYFLLLFRIVISARKATTIFATLLTIGVGLPIVFQAMINMAVAVNLFPVTGQTLPLISSGGTSIWMTCFALGMILSVSASKNETEESILDDNPLDILHETI, from the coding sequence TTGAAAACGATATTTAAACATATCAAAGGAGATCGTACTATTTGGGCAATTGTTGCTATGTTGGCAATATTGTCTTTTATGCCTGTGTATAGTGCTAGTACAAATCTTGTGTATGTAGTTGGGAATGGTTCTACTACAGGGCACTTAATCAAGCACGTAGCTCTATTGATTATGGGCTTTGTTATTTTATATGGAGTTCATAAAATACCATATAGATATTTTAGTGGAGGTTCAGTATTAATGCTGCCAATTGTTATATTGTTACTAATTTTTACAATTGCGCAAGGCAATACTATTGGAGGAGCAAACGCCAGTAGATGGATTCGTATTCCCTTTGTTGGAGTAGGTTTTCAAACGTCAACATTAGCTGGTTTGGTGCTGTTGGTTTATGTAGCTAGATATTTAGCAAAAAATAAAGAGAAGCAGATTGTTTTTAAAGAGAGTGTGATTCAGTTGTGGCTGCCAGTAGGGTTAGTATTGATATTAATTCTTCCTGCAAACTTTTCAACAACGGCAATTTTGTTTTTCATGATTATTTTATTGACTTTTATTGGGGGGTATCCGATCAAATATATTGCCAATGTAGTTGGGATTGGAATTGTAGCATTAGGATTGTTTATTCTGGTAGCAAAGGCTTTTCCTGATTTAATGCCAAACAGAATTCATACTTGGGAGAAAAGGATTTCAGGATTTTTATCGGGAGAGAGTGAGGAGAATTATCAGGTTGAAAAGGCAAAAATAGCAATAGCAACTGGGGGAGTTACAGGTAAAGGTCCTGGTAAAAGCGTTCAAAAGAATTTCTTGCCTCAATCTTCGTCGGATTTTATTTATGCAATTATTGTTGAAGAGTATGGTTTGGTAGGGGCGGTATTTGTACTATTTATTTATTTTTTATTGCTGTTTCGAATTGTTATTTCAGCAAGAAAAGCTACCACAATTTTTGCTACACTGTTAACAATAGGTGTCGGTTTGCCTATTGTATTTCAAGCTATGATTAATATGGCGGTAGCAGTAAATTTGTTTCCGGTAACTGGGCAAACTTTACCGTTAATCAGTAGTGGGGGTACATCTATTTGGATGACTTGTTTTGCCTTAGGAATGATTTTAAGTGTGAGTGCTTCTAAAAATGAAACTGAAGAATCTATTTTGGATGATAATCCACTTGATATATTGCATGAAACTATATAA
- the murG gene encoding undecaprenyldiphospho-muramoylpentapeptide beta-N-acetylglucosaminyltransferase, protein MEKSLRVIMSGGGTGGHIYPAIAVANEIKLRYPHAEILFVGAKDKMEMEKVPQAGYKIKGLWISGIQRKLTLKNLLFPIKLISSLWNAYKIIRKFKPNVVVGTGGFASGPTLMVANKKGIPTLVQEQNSFPGITNKLLSKKTNKICVAYDNLERFFPKEKIIKTGNPVRQDLLLIHSKREEAIEFFKLDRNKKTVLIIGGSLGAKRINQLIELESDFLKAQNIQLLWQCGKLYYEEYKQYNDVEGIQVYPFLNRMDLAYAATDFIISRSGASSVSELCIVGKPTIFIPSPNVAEDHQTKNAKAIVDKHGALLLKESDLNTFSVVFETLIKDEGKQESLSENIKELALPNATTHIVNEIERLIE, encoded by the coding sequence ATGGAAAAGTCTTTAAGAGTCATAATGAGTGGTGGAGGAACAGGAGGTCATATTTATCCTGCTATAGCTGTAGCTAATGAAATTAAGCTGCGTTATCCTCATGCGGAAATTTTGTTCGTGGGGGCGAAAGACAAAATGGAGATGGAAAAGGTTCCACAGGCGGGATATAAGATCAAAGGTTTGTGGATTTCTGGGATTCAAAGAAAACTAACGTTAAAGAACTTATTATTTCCAATAAAGTTAATTAGTAGCTTGTGGAATGCCTATAAAATTATAAGAAAATTTAAGCCAAATGTAGTTGTTGGTACTGGCGGTTTTGCCAGTGGACCAACGTTAATGGTTGCAAATAAAAAGGGAATACCAACATTGGTTCAAGAACAGAATTCTTTTCCTGGTATTACCAATAAGTTATTGAGTAAAAAGACTAATAAGATTTGCGTTGCTTATGATAATTTAGAGAGGTTTTTCCCGAAAGAGAAAATAATTAAAACTGGGAATCCAGTTCGACAAGATTTGTTGTTGATTCATTCTAAAAGAGAAGAAGCGATAGAGTTTTTTAAACTTGATAGAAATAAGAAAACTGTTTTGATTATCGGTGGAAGTTTAGGAGCCAAAAGGATTAATCAACTAATTGAATTAGAGTCAGACTTTTTAAAAGCACAAAATATTCAATTGCTATGGCAATGTGGAAAGTTGTATTATGAGGAGTACAAGCAGTATAATGATGTAGAAGGAATTCAAGTGTATCCGTTTTTAAATCGTATGGATTTAGCTTATGCTGCGACGGATTTTATTATCTCAAGATCTGGAGCGAGTTCTGTGTCGGAATTATGTATTGTAGGAAAACCAACCATATTTATTCCCTCTCCGAATGTGGCAGAAGATCATCAAACTAAAAATGCAAAGGCAATTGTCGATAAACATGGAGCTTTATTGTTAAAAGAAAGTGATTTAAATACATTTTCAGTAGTTTTTGAAACTCTGATAAAGGACGAAGGTAAACAAGAAAGTTTGAGTGAGAATATAAAAGAGTTGGCGCTTCCAAACGCAACAACTCATATTGTAAATGAAATTGAAAGATTGATAGAGTAG
- the murC gene encoding UDP-N-acetylmuramate--L-alanine ligase, whose product MDLKNIHNVYFIGIGGIGMSALARYFFKNYKKVAGYDKTPSPLTKELENLGIEIHYDDNLSLVSQNFLNKENSIVVYTPAIPNSHKELSYFLQNDFHVLKRAEVLGKITENTFCLAVAGTHGKTTTSSILGHIMQPFNATSFLGGITENYNSNLILGKDEVSVVEADEYDRSFLQLSPNIACVTSMDADHLDIYGEHNSLLESFKEFSNKVTEKLIVAKGLELEGLTYAIDEDADYKAFNLRVGNGAYLFDVATPQGIITDIEFSLPGRHNIMNALAALGMANCYGVSLEDIKSQLKTFAGVQRRFSYKIKEDNLVLIDDYAHHPTEIKVVASAVREMYPDKKVLAVFQPHLYSRTKDFIEEFAYELSKFDDLVLLDIYPARELPMEGVTSKWLLSKIKSENKCLLSKEKMKNYVKESDASVVLMLGAGDIGLLVKEVKEVMINRVKKV is encoded by the coding sequence GTGGATTTAAAAAATATACATAACGTTTATTTTATCGGTATCGGTGGTATCGGAATGAGTGCTTTGGCAAGGTATTTTTTTAAAAACTATAAAAAAGTAGCAGGTTATGATAAAACACCTTCTCCTTTAACAAAAGAACTTGAAAATTTAGGAATTGAAATTCATTATGATGATAATCTCTCTTTGGTTTCTCAAAACTTTCTAAATAAAGAAAATAGTATCGTAGTTTATACGCCTGCTATTCCAAATAGTCATAAAGAATTGTCTTATTTCCTGCAAAACGATTTCCATGTTTTGAAAAGAGCGGAAGTTTTAGGGAAAATTACCGAGAATACATTTTGTTTAGCGGTAGCTGGTACTCATGGAAAAACAACAACAAGTTCTATTTTAGGACATATCATGCAGCCGTTTAATGCAACTTCTTTTTTAGGAGGAATTACGGAGAATTATAATTCAAATTTGATTCTTGGAAAAGATGAAGTTTCTGTTGTTGAAGCAGATGAATATGATCGTTCTTTTTTGCAGTTATCACCGAATATTGCATGTGTAACTTCTATGGATGCTGATCATCTAGATATCTATGGAGAACATAATTCTTTGTTAGAATCATTTAAAGAATTTTCTAACAAAGTCACAGAGAAATTAATTGTAGCTAAGGGACTTGAATTAGAAGGGTTAACTTATGCTATTGATGAGGATGCTGATTACAAAGCTTTCAATTTAAGAGTGGGTAATGGTGCGTATCTTTTTGATGTTGCTACTCCACAAGGAATTATTACTGATATTGAGTTTAGTTTACCAGGAAGGCATAATATCATGAACGCTTTGGCTGCTTTGGGGATGGCAAATTGTTATGGTGTTTCTTTAGAAGATATTAAATCTCAGTTAAAAACGTTTGCTGGAGTTCAGAGACGTTTTTCATATAAAATAAAAGAAGATAATTTAGTTTTAATAGATGATTATGCACATCATCCGACAGAGATAAAAGTAGTTGCGTCAGCAGTTAGGGAAATGTATCCTGATAAGAAAGTCTTGGCTGTTTTTCAACCTCATTTATATTCAAGAACTAAAGATTTTATTGAAGAGTTTGCCTACGAGTTGTCAAAATTTGATGATTTGGTTTTGTTAGATATTTATCCTGCTCGTGAATTACCCATGGAAGGAGTAACATCAAAATGGTTACTGAGTAAAATAAAATCTGAAAATAAGTGTTTGTTGTCTAAGGAAAAGATGAAAAATTATGTGAAAGAGTCAGATGCAAGTGTTGTTTTGATGTTGGGAGCCGGAGATATTGGTCTGTTAGTGAAAGAAGTAAAAGAAGTAATGATAAATCGTGTAAAAAAAGTATGA